AGTACGCCCTGAAAATGCTTGGATTGCTTAAAAAGTGTAATTTAACGATCTAATTTGTACGATAGGTGATTTTTAAATTGCAAAATCCAATTTTGTGCCGGTTTTACCAGATGTCACGGAGACTTTTGCAAGAGCCTCAATCAATACATTAAAACATCAGCACAAAGAATTCATTCAGGTAGCCGTAGAAATGCACCATCACAGAAGATACATAGAAAGGTATCTGGAATCACATAAAGAGTTTAGTAAGTATCTTAAAGATATAAAAAAGTTGCCCGCAATTTGGGAGGAGAAGATACTTGTTGTGGATGACGATGAGATGATAGTTGACCTGCTCTCAGCCTTTTTTGAGGATGAAGGTGTTATTGACAGGGCATGTAACGGCAAAGAGGCGATGGAGAAGACAGATGAAAACTACTATGCGGCAATTGTATCTGATGTTGATATGCCGGTGATGAATGGTATAGAATTTTACAACAAGGCGTCTGAGAAGTTCCCGAATATAAAGGATCGTTTTATTTTCTTCACAGGCAATGCTGATGAAGAGAGGGTTTCTTTCTTTAAGAAAAACAAACTAAGGTACATGAAAAAACCGGTACCTATAAACGAGATAAAAAACCTGCTTATTGATATACTGAGCAAATAGGTAATACATATTTAAACAGTAGTTATTACAAGGAGATTATAATATGTCACTAATATGGACGGCCGGTATGGCCACCGGAGTTGAAGTAATTGACAATCAGCACAGAGAGTTATTCAACAGGATTAATGCCTTATATGACTCCTGCAATAACGGCAGGAGCAAAGAAGAAGGTATGAAACTATTCTCTTTTGTTGACAACTATATAGTAAACCATTTTGAAACAGAAGAATCACTTCAAAAGCAGTATAATTATCCTGAGTATCCTTCTCACCATACGGCACATCTTAAATTCAAAAATGATTTTAATGAACTCAGGCAGGCCGTTGATACTTCAGGAATAACCTTTCACTCAATCCTGCTGACAAGTGAACTGCTCTCTGACTGGTGGATACAGCATGTCACCAAGATTGATAAGGAACTTGGAAAGTTTATAAAAGAGAAGATGCGTTAGGAATCATGTGAAAATCTCCGCTTCAAATCCCCCCAGCCCCCCTTTTCTAAAGGGGGATTTTTTTATTTCCTCTTCTTGCTTCTTACCTCTTACACTACTCCACTGTCACACTCTTTGCCAGGTTCCTCGGCTGGTCAACGTCACAACCCCTGAGCACTGCTATATGGTATGCCAGTAGCTGCAATGGTATGGAAATCAGCACTGGTGTCAACAGGTGGTCAAACTCAGGGATATAGATTACATTGTCTGCCTTTCCTGCAATATCCTGGTCGCCTTCTGTTGCAACTGCTATTATCCTGCCTCCGCGTGCCTTGACTTCCATA
The Nitrospirota bacterium genome window above contains:
- a CDS encoding hemerythrin family protein, with the protein product MSLIWTAGMATGVEVIDNQHRELFNRINALYDSCNNGRSKEEGMKLFSFVDNYIVNHFETEESLQKQYNYPEYPSHHTAHLKFKNDFNELRQAVDTSGITFHSILLTSELLSDWWIQHVTKIDKELGKFIKEKMR
- a CDS encoding response regulator, coding for MPVLPDVTETFARASINTLKHQHKEFIQVAVEMHHHRRYIERYLESHKEFSKYLKDIKKLPAIWEEKILVVDDDEMIVDLLSAFFEDEGVIDRACNGKEAMEKTDENYYAAIVSDVDMPVMNGIEFYNKASEKFPNIKDRFIFFTGNADEERVSFFKKNKLRYMKKPVPINEIKNLLIDILSK